CGATTCGTTCGAGTGCGCCAGGATGATGCCCTGGAACGGCAGGGCCGAGAGACCCTCGGTGCCGTTGTAGTTGCCCTCCTGAGTCGCCGTGAGCAGCGGATGCAGCACCTTGATCGGCGCCTTGAACATCTCGACGAACTCCATCAACCCCTGGTTGGCCCGACACAGCGCACCCGAATAGCTGTAGGCGTCCGCGTCGTTCTGGGCGAAGCGTTCGAGCTGACGGATGTCGACCTTGCCGACCAGCGCCGAGATGTCCTGGTTGTTCTCGTCGCCCGGCTCGGTCTTGGCCACCGCGACCTGTTCCAGGATCGAGGGATAGAGCTTGACCACCTTGAACTTGGTGATGTCGCCGTTGTACTCCTGCAAGCGTTTCACCGCCCAGGGCGACATGATGGTGCGCAGGGCGCGGCGCGGGATGCCGTAGTCCTCTTCCAGGATGGCGCCGTCCTCTTCGGGTGAGAACAGGCCCAGCGGCGACTCGAACACCGGCGAACCCTGGATGGCGTAGAAAGGCCGCTCCTCCATCAGTTCCTTGAGCTTCTCGGCCAGCGACGACTTGCCGCCGCCGACCGGCCCCAGCAGATAGAGGATCTGTTTCTTCTCCTCCAGCCCCTGCGCGGCATGCTTGAGATAGGAGACCAGATGCTCGATCGACTCCTCCATGCCGTAGAACTCGGCGAAGGCCGGATAGCGCCGGATCATCTTGTTCTGGAAGATACGGCTCAGACGCGGATCGTCGCGGGTGTCGATCAGCTCGGGCTCGCCGATCGCCGCCAGCAGCCGCTCGGCCGGCCCGGCGTAGGCCGAGCGGTCGGTCTTGCACAGCTCCAGGTACTCGTTCAGGCTCAGCACCTCCTCGCGGGAGGCTTCGTAGCGGGCCTGATAGCGTTCGAAGATCGACATGGACTCATACCTCACTCGGAAGGGGTGGTGACCTTCGACCGCGTCGGTCACAACAGGTGCGATCGCGCCTGTATCAGAGAGCGTATCGCCCCATCGGGCGTCGGATCAGCGAGGCGGTCGGGGTGATATTCAATGAAGCAATGATCGGGCCATTGACAGGACAGACGTCATCGCCGTCTCGCACGCTCCGAGTCTGTCGTTGAGAAACCCGATTTGCACCGAATCAGTGCATCAAGCGCGGCGTCCAACACCCGCTTGGACGATCCGCGCCCCAAACAACCAGCGTGGTCCGATGCATGGATGTGAGACGAACGCACCTGCGTAGTGCATTGAATCGACCAAGCCGCAGAGATCTCGGTTCCGCGTTTCATTAGATGGAGTTCCCAAAGTGGGACTCCAAGCCTGTGCAACCGAAGACAGCGCGTCGATACTGACACGACTCGCCGACACTATCCGGCGTTTATAAAACTTCATTTGGATTTCGGCGCCGATGACTATACTCCTGAAGCTGACCCTCAGGCGCGGGTGCACGCCATTCAACGGCGCCGCAGATCCTGGATGCCGCAGATCCTGGATGCCGCAGGTCATGCATGCGCCGGTTATGTGACCCCGCACCTGGACCCGGAGCGTTCGGTCGATATGCACGTCGGGCGCATTCGTCGTCAGTTACGTGAGGCTGGCATCCAGAACGTGAAGCATCCTGGCGATTCGCAGGCATGGCTAGCGGCTGAACGTCGGAAACCAAAAGGAATTCTCGTCAACTACCCCGGCCTGAAGGCCGGAGCTTGAAAGAGCTGGGTTGACCAGGGACAGCGGTGAACATCCGCTGCGTTTGCAACAGGTCGTTGAGACCCACTCCGGAATGCTTCCTCAGTCCCGGACCCTGGAAGGTCGGAATCATGCAGGCGAAAGGCAAAGCGCCGAAGGTTCCGATCGCCGCCGCGCGGCGGGAGCCGGTTGCAGACATTCCCGAGGGGAGCGAGCCGCGAGGCTCCGTCACCAGGCCCGTAAGGGCGCGTTTTGGAACAGAGCGATGGCGGTATTCGTACTCGACAAACAGAAACATCCGCTGATGCCGTGCACGGAGAAACGCGCGCGGCTGTTGCTGGAGCGCGGACGCGCGGTGGTGGTGCGTCTGGCCCCCTTCACCCTTCGGCTGAAGGATCGAATCGGCGGGGCGGTTCAACCGCTGCGCCTGAAGCTCGATCCGGGCAGTCGCGTCACGGGGCTGGCGCTGGTGCGCGAATCCGAAACCGGTGATGCGGACACGGGCGCGGTCGAGCGCCTGGAGCATGGGCTGTGGTTTGGGGAACTCGTGCATCGCGGCCAGGCGATCCGGGAGGCGCTGACGCTGCGGCGTCACTATCGCCGAGCACGCCGGTCTCGGAAGACGCACTACCGGGCGCCGCGCGTCCTGAATCGCCCCCGCCGTGAGGGCTGGTTGCCGCCGTCGTTACAGCATCGGCTCGACACGACGCTCAATTGGGTCGAGCGCCTGCGCCGGCTCGCCCCGATCACCGCCCTCAGTCAAGAACTGGTGCGTTTCGATACCCAGGCGCTCCAGAACCCGGAGATCTCCGGTGTGGAGTACCAACAGGGCGAACTGGCCGGTTATGAGGTGCGTGAATACCTGCTGGAGATGTGGCACCGGAGCTGCGCCTATTGTGGCGCGACGAACGTGCCGCTGGAGATCGAGCACATCGTGCCGCGCGCCAAAGGCGGCTCGGATCGGGCCTCGAACCTGACGCTGGCTTGCCGCCCCTGCAATCAGCGCAAGGGGAGTCGATCCATTGAGGATTTTTTGCAACGCCAACCGGTGCGCCTGCACCAGATCCAGGCCCAGGCCAGAGCGCCGCTCCAGGACGCCGCCGCCGTCAATGCCACGCGCTGGGCGCTGTTGAACGCGCTCCAGACCACGGGCCTAGCGGTCGAGACCGGCTCGGGCGGACGCACCAAGTTCAATCGCACGCGCCTGGACATCCCCAAAACCCATGCCCTCGATGCCGCCTGTGTCGGCGCCGTCGATCAGGTGCGCGACTGGAACCGCCCGGTCCTGGCTATCCGTGCCACCGGGCGCGGCGCTTACCGCCGCACGCGCACGTTCAACAACGGCTTCCCGCGCGGCTATCTGATGCGCCACAAGCGCGTCCACGGCTTCCAGACCGGCGATTGGGTCAGCGCCGTGGTGCCTACGGGAAAGAAAGCGGGCGTGCATATCGGGCGCGTCGCGGTGCGCCAAACGGGATCGTTCAATATCCAGGCCCCGGCCGGAACCGTCCAGGGGATTGCCTACCGCCATTGCTGCCTCATTCAACGCGCTGACGGCTATGGCTACGCCTTCCAACCTAAACCAGATACGGAGGAGGCGAGACGGGCGGCCTGACCGCGCTACGCGCGGTGCGCTGTCCCTCCCCGTCATGAAGGACGGGGTTTCTCGCGCAAGACTGATGAAAAACTTGACCATTGGTTTGCGGGTGCTCATTGGTTCTGGAATCGTGCTGGTGTTGAGCGTTGGTTTGATTCTGCCGCTAGCCATGGCCAAGTTGAGCGAGCTGTCGAATCAGGCCGAACAGCGCGAGCTGGAAAATCTCTTCGTCAACCTCACCGAGGCGATCGCCGCCCAAGGCGCCCAGGCCCGCGCATTGAGCGCCGCCATTGCGCGCAATCCGGACATCCAGCGCGCCTTTGCCGAGGGCAATCGTGATCGGCTGATCGAACTGACCCGACCGATCTTCGACTATATGCACGAACATCAGGGCGTGCAGCAGTTCCAGTTCCACCAACCGCCCGCGACCTCGTTCCTGCGGGTGCATATGCTCGAAAAATACGGCGACGATCTCTCGGCGATCCGCAAGACCATCGTGGAAGCCAACCGCACCCAGTCCCCGATCAGCGGACTGGAAAAAGGCGTGGCGGGGCTGGGTGTGCGTGGAGTCGAGCCTGTGCCCTATGAAGGGCGACACATCGGCGTCGTCGAGTTCGGTCTCTCATTCGGTCAAGCCTTCTTCGAGCATTTCAAACGACGCACCGGCGTCGATGCCGCCTTGCAGATTACGGAGGATGGCGGTGGCTTCAGAACCTTCGCCGGCACCATCCAGGGCAGTACGCTGTTTTCCGCCGAACAGCTCGCACGCATTCTGGCCGGTGAGATCCTGATCCAGCATCGGGACTACCAGGGCATCCCGGTGGCGGTGTATGGGCGTGTGGTAAACGATTTTTCGGGGCAGCCGGTCGGAGTGCTAGAGCTGATCGGCGATCGGAGCGCCACGGTCGCCACCTATCACCGCGCGCTCGCCTCGATCCTGGGCACGGGCGTGGCCCTGCTGATCGTCGGACTCGTGATCGCCTGGTTCATCGCTCAGGGGATCGCCAGATCCATTCGCCGTACCGTCGAGAGTCTCGACGCCATCGCCCAGGGCGACGGCGACCTGACACGCCGCCTCGACGACCAGGGGCGCAACGAACTGGGCGACCTGGCGCGCGCCTTCAATGCGTTCGCCGACAAGATCCATGCGCTCGTTTCCCAGATCTCCAGGGCCACTTTCGAGCTCCAGGGGGCGTCCGAGCAGCTCTCCACCACGAGTGGCGAGACCTACCGTCAGGTCAAGGTAGAGCAGAGCGAGACCGATCAGGTCGCGACCGCGATCAACCAGATGACGGCCACCGTCGAAGAGGTTGCACGTCACGCCGCCGAGGCGTCGCGTGTGGTCCAGGAGACGAGCCGTGCGGCCACACACGGCGATCGGCTCGCTCAACAGACAGTCGAAGCGATCGAGGCCGTGGCCCATGAGATCGAGCAGGCCGGCCAGGTCGTCGCGCGGCTGGCCGCCGACAGTCGCGAGATCGGAGCCGTGCTCGATGTCATTCGCGGGGTCGCCGAACAGACCAACCTGCTCGCCCTCAACGCCGCCATCGAGGCCGCGCGTGCCGGCGAGCAGGGACGCGGCTTCGCTGTGGTCGCCGCCGAGGTCCGCACCCTGGCCAGTCGGACCCAGGACTCGATCCAGGACATCCGCCACAAGATCGAACGGGTTCAGAGCGGCTCGTCCGAGGTCGTGAGCGTCATCGAGACCAGTCAGACGCACGCCCGGGGCGGGGTCGAGCAGGCACGTCAGGCCAGTGAGTCCTTCCAGTCCATCAGTCGCTTCATCCTGGGCGTCCATGACATGAACACCCATATCGCGAGCGCCGCCGAGGAACAATCGGCGGTCGCCGAGGAAATCAACCGCAACATTCACGTCATCAGCCGGAGCGTCGACGAAACCGCCGCCGAAGCCGATCACCTCGCCCAGGCGAGCAGGCGGCTCGCCCAACTGGCCGGCGAGATCCAGCAGGCGATCGGGAGCTTCCGGATCTGAGGATTTCGACGGGCGCGATCCTGTAACATGCGAAGATCCTGAGCCGTATCCGAGATCCGTATGCCCGATTCCTACGTCGATCGCATCCTCAAGGCGCGC
The sequence above is drawn from the Allochromatium vinosum DSM 180 genome and encodes:
- the iscB gene encoding RNA-guided endonuclease IscB; the protein is MAVFVLDKQKHPLMPCTEKRARLLLERGRAVVVRLAPFTLRLKDRIGGAVQPLRLKLDPGSRVTGLALVRESETGDADTGAVERLEHGLWFGELVHRGQAIREALTLRRHYRRARRSRKTHYRAPRVLNRPRREGWLPPSLQHRLDTTLNWVERLRRLAPITALSQELVRFDTQALQNPEISGVEYQQGELAGYEVREYLLEMWHRSCAYCGATNVPLEIEHIVPRAKGGSDRASNLTLACRPCNQRKGSRSIEDFLQRQPVRLHQIQAQARAPLQDAAAVNATRWALLNALQTTGLAVETGSGGRTKFNRTRLDIPKTHALDAACVGAVDQVRDWNRPVLAIRATGRGAYRRTRTFNNGFPRGYLMRHKRVHGFQTGDWVSAVVPTGKKAGVHIGRVAVRQTGSFNIQAPAGTVQGIAYRHCCLIQRADGYGYAFQPKPDTEEARRAA
- a CDS encoding methyl-accepting chemotaxis protein, with translation MMKNLTIGLRVLIGSGIVLVLSVGLILPLAMAKLSELSNQAEQRELENLFVNLTEAIAAQGAQARALSAAIARNPDIQRAFAEGNRDRLIELTRPIFDYMHEHQGVQQFQFHQPPATSFLRVHMLEKYGDDLSAIRKTIVEANRTQSPISGLEKGVAGLGVRGVEPVPYEGRHIGVVEFGLSFGQAFFEHFKRRTGVDAALQITEDGGGFRTFAGTIQGSTLFSAEQLARILAGEILIQHRDYQGIPVAVYGRVVNDFSGQPVGVLELIGDRSATVATYHRALASILGTGVALLIVGLVIAWFIAQGIARSIRRTVESLDAIAQGDGDLTRRLDDQGRNELGDLARAFNAFADKIHALVSQISRATFELQGASEQLSTTSGETYRQVKVEQSETDQVATAINQMTATVEEVARHAAEASRVVQETSRAATHGDRLAQQTVEAIEAVAHEIEQAGQVVARLAADSREIGAVLDVIRGVAEQTNLLALNAAIEAARAGEQGRGFAVVAAEVRTLASRTQDSIQDIRHKIERVQSGSSEVVSVIETSQTHARGGVEQARQASESFQSISRFILGVHDMNTHIASAAEEQSAVAEEINRNIHVISRSVDETAAEADHLAQASRRLAQLAGEIQQAIGSFRI